Below is a genomic region from Treponema sp. OMZ 798.
AATAATTTTTTTAATACTGCTAAATTTATTCGGACATTCAATAAAACTGCTTGGCGCAGAAGTTCTTTCATTACAGGTTAAATTACAACTTTCACATTCATGATCACAAGTTTGACTCATATTACCCTCCAATCTTTGATAGTTCTTTTTTCTTCGTCAAAGCTTGCACCAATAAGAATAATTTGTTTACCGCTTCCCGAATACTTATTCTCATAGTTTTTCTCTTTGATTTGCTTAAGAGCGTTTTCTTCGTTTGCATTTGATGTAAGTTTAAACTCAAAGATATAAACCTTGTCTTTTAATTCTACAATACAATCAGCCCTTCCCGTTGCACAATATACTTCCGTGTGTACAAACTGATTCATCAAAGCGAATATAAGATAGACAGCTGTCTGATAGTTTTGCTCACGCAGGGCTAAATCTTTTTCGGTTAAGTTATCATAAGGAATTCCCGATATTATGCCCTTCATCTTTTCCATAAATAAATCTACATTCCCTTCTCTTACAGCCTTGGTAAATTCCATAACGGAAAAACCTGTCTTATCGTAAGTGATCGAAGTATAGGCAGGAAGTAAATTATGTAAAAAGCCGTAGCGCACCTCATCATTGGGGAAGCCTAAGCGGTAAAGTTCAAATTCCTTATCATAATCTTTAATCGTAAGATATCCCGATTGAAACAAGATCGGTAAGGGGTTTACGGCCTCCGCCCTATAGGTCTCCAAACCTGCCTCATTCATTTTTACGTTTCCGTCGAGGTCGGGAATATTGTAATAAGCCCTTTTTAAGTAGTCCACCAAAAAAGTCGGAGTGCCTGTTGCAAACCAATAGTCTCTCATTCTTCCGTCGGCACAAACATTTAACAAGCTAAAAGGATTGTACATATTTTTTCCGTTCTCGGAAAATTTATAACCGTCATATCTTTGCTTTAAATTTATAAGAGCTTCTTCATAGCTTATGTCATTTTTTTCTGCAAGAGATTTAATTTCAGGTTCAAACCCGGCTTCAAGTTCTTCTTGCGAAATACCGCAGATTGCCGAATAATCGGACAATAGGCTTAAATCCCTCAAATTGTTTAAATCGCTGAATATGCTGACCTTACTGAATTTTGTAACTCCCGTTAAAAAAGCAAAACGGAGATACTGATCTGCACTTTTGATAACTCCGAAAAAGCCTTTAAGGATTGTACGGTAGGTTTCGTTTAGGGCTTCATCCTTCCACATGGTTTGAAGCAAGGGTTTATCGTATTCATCGATTAACACAACTACCTGTTTACCTGTTTTTTCGTAGGCTCGGCGGATAAGACCGGCAAAACGGCTTGAAAAGGAGGTCTCCGCAGTTTCGGTTCCATATTCTTTTTCCCATAAAGAAAGATGAGTGTTTAAAATGGTTTCAAGGCTTTTGATATCCATATAGCTTTCGGCGTTAAAATCCAAGTAGAATACGGGATATTTCTGCCAAATCTCTCTTTTGTCCTTTTCGGTTTCTTCCAGTTTCTCAATCGCTAAACCCTTAAAAAGCTCTTTTTGACCGAGAAAATAAGCCTTAAATGTTGAAAGCAAAAGGCTCTTCCCAAAGCGGCGCGGGCGGCTTAAAAAGTGAACTTTACTGCTGTCAACCAGCTTCCAAATAAATTCGGTTTTATCGATATAGATAAAATCTTTTAAACGTAAATCTTCAAAACTTTGAACACCTATGGGCATCTTTCGTATCGTACTCATAGTTAGATTATATCAGAAAAAAAAGAAATTTACAACATAAGCAAAGTTTAAAATTTATTTAAATAAAATAACTTCTCCTCGTTTATAACTTATAAGAACCGGCTGTGAAGACAAAAAGGGATAGCCTAAAAGTCCATCATAACTCTCAGGTCTTTTTCTTAAATGAGAAATATCCGAAAAAGAAGTCCTTAAATTTTTATATACATTTTTACCAACTATTAGCTTTTTTAATTCTCCTGTATATATTTCTTTTTTAATGCCTGCGGCTCCTCCAAGCACATCTTTTTGTTTATTTTGCAAAAGATACTCCAAATCATTAAAATAAGTGCTGTCTATCAGGTTCGTCTCTGCTCCGGTATCTATACCCATTTGATATGCTTTATTTCCGATTAAAACTTCAATCATAGGAATATGACCTATCATTTTGCAAGAAAGTTTAGAATTCGTTTTTAACTTATTATTTTTTATAAAATCATCAATATGGTCAGGATTAATGAGTACTAAAGTTTTTTTTGAATAATCTAAAAAGAAATCATATTCTTTTAACATATCATACCCGATTAATCCGTATATGCCGTCCGTTTCTAAAGACTTTTCAAGACTACTCATATCAAGAGTTACCATTTTTTGATTTTTTATTTTGCTGCCGGCAAATTCCAATTCTTTTACCGCAGCTATATCCATATTAGAAATTGAAGTATTGCCGGTAACATCTTGTAAGCTGCCTAACTTTTTTTGGCCTTTATTCAAACCTTCAACATATTTTGAATTCAAAATAGAAAACGGAGCTCCGCTGTCTAAAAAAAATAATCGATTTTCACCATTCAGAAATACTTCAACAAGAGGAATATTTCCTGCAAGAATTATTGGAACGGATATAAGATTAGCTTTATTATACTCTACGGTTCTTTCTTCCGGTGATAAGGTTTTTACCTTTATTTTCATAAGTTCAGCTCCGGTAAGTAAATTATCCTTATTAAAAATAAAGACGGAATCTTTTTTCCCCACTTGTGAATATTCAATCGAATACTCCAAAATCAATTTATCGGCTTCAAGCCGGCTTTCTTTTTTATTATATGAAACTATTGATCCTACAGCCGATACTAATTGCTTAAATATAGCCTCTGCCAAATTACCGCTATGTCCTGCAACTGAAAAATCTTCAGATAAATACGGCAGTATCTTAGTTAAAGATTTTTCATTACAGCAATCCATTGCTATTTGTACAATTTTTTCGCATTCAGCTTCATTTTGTGCAAATACGCTGCTAAAAACAAATAAAAATATTAAGAAAAAGCTTAATATTTTAATTAATTTACATTGACTTCTTTTCATTTTAATACTCCTTAAAATATAAAATTTATTCTGAATTATTGTTTTTATCAATTTTAATTACCGAAATAATCTTTCTTTCTTTTATTTTGCCGGGTAAATTTTTAATATCATAACTAGTTATTTCTCCATTGCCGTTTATCATGTAAACTCTAGGTTTAGAGCCGGCTGTTTTAAAGGATTTTTTTTCTGATGTTGCAAAGAGAAAGCTTACACTCAATACTAATAGACAAGAAAAAACCATAATAATCTTAGACTTCTTTTTTATTCTCATAATAGATAAAACTCTCTTCTCTATTAAACTTTTATTAAAAAAATTACAAACAGGTATAAAAGAGCTCTTTATTTCTTCCATTCTAATTAAAGCATTGGCATATTCTTTTTTTGATTTTCTACCGAAATATTTGATAACCTCTTCATCACAGGATAATTCGATATCTCGGGAAAGCAGAATATACAAAACCCAAACAAAAGGATTAAACCAATGAACTAAAACTGCAACTGTTGCAATTATTTTTATAACAGAATCAAAATTTTTAATATGTACATACTCATGATACAAGATATAACGGATATCTTTATCATTGATTAAATTATAATGTTCAGGAATAATTATAATAGGATTAAAAAGTCCATATGTCAGCGGTATATCTATTTTATCGGATATGAGTATTTTAATTTTTCTTCGTAAAGTATTAAAATTAAGCATAGTCTCAGTTTCTTTCTGAGACAGACTCATAGATGATCTTGATTTAATTATAAAACGAAGATATGAATGTAAAAAAAATAAGGCACAAATAAGAGAACCCGCAATCCAAACCCAAGTAAACCACGGCGGTAAGTTTTTTAAAAAAGGAAAAATCGATTTTTTTTCATAAACCAGTATTTTTAAATCCGAAATATTTAAAACTGAATCATTTTGAACTAAAAGACTAAGAGGTGAAAATACATTTTTATTAAAATTAAAAATAGAATAAATGCTCAACCTAAAAGGAATTGAAAAAGGTAATAAAAGATGAATAATGCTTATAAACCATAAAACTACAAAGGTTCTTTTAGGAATTTTATCCAACATAAATAACCGAATGAGCATAATAACAAAGATTAAAAAAATACCGGTTATGCTTTTTTCCATTAAATTCATATTAATCCTCATCTTCAAAATCTTTAACTATTTGCCGCAATTTATTTATTTGAGCCTTCGACAGTTTTTTTCGGCCCAAAAGTGCCGAAAAAAGTAAATCTGCAGATCCGTCATAAATTTTGTCTATTAAATTTTTTGTCTCAACTTCTTGAACTTTTTGTTTTGAAATCAGAGCCTTACACATAAAATTAGGCTCAACACGCTCAATTGCACCCTTTTTAATACAGCGGTTTATCAAGGTATAGGTAGTATTCACATTCCATCCAATTTCTTCATTCAATATCATAGAAATTTGTTTTGCAGTCATCGCTCCCCTATCCCAAAGAATATTCATCACTTTTAATTCAGAATCAAACAGTTTTATTTCCATATACTACTCCGGTAGTTTCAGTTTATTTTAATAAAAATAATCAAACTTGTCAATACTACTACAGTAGTTTATATAAAAAAATCATATTTTTTTTATATATTTCAGTAAAACACTTGACTGATTTATTCAAGCGTGTTAGAATGAGTTAACTTATTTAAAAGATAAAAGTAAACGAGGGCAGCATGGAAAAAAACGTAAAAAAATTAAACCTTATAAATAACATCTTCTATTATTTGGGTATCTGGTTAAAAACCTTCCCGGCAGGTATCGTCTTTATACTTATTTCTATACCTATCCGCATTTTTATGATTTACCAAACCATCCTTATTCCGAAAGCCATTATACTGGGTATTGAAACGGGGGCAGAAGCTAAGGAAGTTTTACTTTCCATATTGACGGCAGGACTCTTGATAACTGCCTGTAAAGTTATCTTACAGGTACTTGAAACAAAACTGATGGCCCTAGGTTCCCGTCCCTTATTCTATATTTATTCGGTACCTGTAAATAGAAAAATCTTTGAACTTAATTACCAAACCCTAATTTCTCCCGAAATGCAGACAAAGATAACCAAGGTAAAAAACATAGTTATGACGGGAAGCTCAGGCGGGCCCTTTCATTTTTTTGGGCTCAACCTATCCTTTCTTTTAACTGCAATTGCCGGAGCCTTTTTCTTTAGCTCAGGTATCATAAGCATCGACTTAATTCTTCTATTTATAGTTTTGGCTTCAGGGACCGTGAATTTATTGTATGGAATATACACAGGAAAATACACTCACAAAAATATGGAAGAACGCGGTGATGATGAAAAAAAAGAAGGATACATTCTTACAACCGCAGAAGACAGACGTTTTGCAAAAGACATACGCCTTTATAAGATGAAGGATTGGCTGATTGAAAATTTTGAGCACTATCACAGGCGGGTAAAAAAATTTTTAAAAGCAGAATCCAATGTTCAGGCAGGAGGAAAAATCTTAAACGCCTTAATGATTTTTATAAGAGATATTTTTGCATACATTTACCTAATTTACCAATTAAATGCAGGAACCATTGCCGTTTCTCAATTTGTTTTTCTTATCGGCTTGGTCATGGAATTTTCAAAATGGATGGACGCTATTGTTCTTCAAATAAGCAACTTAATTATATTTAACAGCGAATTAAGTCAAATAAGAATTTTTTTAAACACACCTGAAGAAAAAAAAGAAGGAGATTTGACCGCAAACGATACTGCCGAAAAGCCATCGATCGAATTCCAAAATCTTTCCTTTAGGTACTCGGAAAATGCTTCATGGATTTTTAAAGACTTTAATTTAAAAATTAGTCCGGGAGAAAAGTTAGCTCTGGTCGGAATCAATGGAGCAGGAAAAACAACCCTCATGCATCTTTTAATGGGGCTTTTAGAACCGACAGAGGGAAATATTTTAATTGACGGGAAAAAGAGTTCCGATTTTAAAAAGCAGGAATACTATAATTTATTTTCTCCGGTATTTCAGGATATAAATATTTTTCCTGAAAGTTTTGCAGCCAATGTTGCCGGAACGGAAAGTATAGACAAAGAGAAATTAGAAAATGCAGTTGCTTTAAGCGGCTTAAACGAAATGGTTTCTAAACTCCCCAGAGGACTTGAAACTGTTTTAGTAAAGGAAAGTAATGATGAGGCTATCGATTTATCGGGAGGACAAAATCAAAGAATGCTTCTTGCGAGAGCTCTCTATAAAAATGCAAAAATAAATATATTGGACGAACCGACGGCTGCCTTGGATCCGGTTGCAGAAAGTAAAATATATGAAGAATACGACAAAATGAGTAAAGAAAAAACTTCTATTTTTATTTCACACAGATTAGCATCTACAAAATTTTGCGATCGAATTATTTTACTCGAACACGGGAAAATAATAGAAGAAGGTACTCATAATGAGCTTATGAAGCAAAACAAGACATATAAAAGAATGTATGATATTCAAAGTAAGTATTATAAAGAAAATAAAGGAGATGAAAATGAATAGGCTTAAAAGATTTTTTAGAATGTTTTCTTATTTTGAAAAAATAGAAAGAGGTTCAATGTGGAGTAATATCTTTTTTTATATTATAGAAGCCGTAAGGCCCTTGTGTCTCCTATATTTATCCAAGATAATAATTGAATCACTAATCAGCCAAAAATCAATAAATGAAGTTTTAAAATCAACTATTATTCTTTTAACCTCATTTATGCTTTTGTCGATAATTGCAGGAGTTTTAGAAAAACGATTTATGTACCACTTAAAATGTTTTTCTAAAAAGCATACTATGGAAAAAGCTCTTAAAGTTTTAAGATTAAATTTTGAACTTACGGAACAAAACGAATTTCAAAACGAGTTAAATGCGATTAAACAGTTTGAACGCTTTATAGTTTTTTCTAACAGCGATTTTATGAGAAAAACAGGAACCTGTGTGGGAGGTTTTATAGGAGCAGGGACTGCCCTATATTTCTTTATAGGTCTTTTTAACTCCCAAGGATTTATGGGGCTTTCCGCCACATTTATAAATTGCAGCTTTTTAATTCTTTTGATAGCATTTAATGTAATTTCTTTTTATTTATCAAAATATATTTATAAAAAATTTGGAGAACATATTTCAGGCGAAGTCAATAAAAATGCACGCTACCTAAAAACCTATATGAATTTAATTTACGATTATAGGACGGGAAAAGATATCAGATTATACGATAAAGGTTTAGCTGAAAAGTACACGGGAACCTATCTTGCAATGCAAAAAAGTTCTCATGATTTTATGGCAAAGTTTTTTTCGCGCACTATCGGAGCAAGCAAGCTCCTCGAAGGCTCTCTTTTACTTTTAATCTTTTTGTTTGTAGGTTTAAAAGCTATTTATGGTTCCATTGCAGTAAGCGAAGTATTTTTTTACATAGGAGCGATAAATATTTTTTCGGCACAAATATATGAAGCTGTTGACGGATTAACCACCCTTGTTCCTTCAGATAAGTCTCGCGAAAAACTATTAAACTTCCTCGGCATAGACGAAAAAAAGTATTCGGGAACTCTTTCGGTAAAAAAAGATGGACCTTTTATATTTGAATTAAAAGATTTAAGTTTTAAATATCCCGATCAAGACAAATATGCTCTTAAAAATATAAACCTAAAAATAGATGCGAATCAAAAACTTGCAATGGTCGGTAAAAACGGCTCAGGAAAAACAACCCTCATCAAATTACTTGTAAGACTTTACGAGCCGACTGAAGGCGAAATACTTTTAAACGGTGTAAACATAAAAGACTATGACTATGATGAGTACATAGATATTTTCTCGATAGTCTTTCAGGATTTTAAATTATTATCACTTAAATTAGGAGAAAATGTAGCGGCCTCAAGCACATACGATAAAGAAAAAGTTTCCGATTCCCTTTCAAAAACAGGTATGGAAGATTTTTATAAAAAGTACGGAAGCGAAGCATACCTTTATCAAAATTTTGAAACAGAAGGTATTGAGGCTTCAGGAGGCGAAGCTCAAAAAATTGCAATGGCCCGCGCAATTTATCACGGAGGAAAGATTTTTATCTTGGATGAACCGACGGCAGCCCTCGACCCTATTTCGGAAGCTGAAATTTATTCTCATTTTGATACTATAACTTCAAAAAATACTGCCATCTATATTTCGCACCGGCTTTCTTCATGTAAATTCTGTGACCAAATCGCAGTTATGGATGAAGGTAATCTTGTCCAATACGGAAATCATGATGAACTTGTTTCGGATACAACGGGAAAATACTACGAGCTTTGGAATGCACAGGCAAGGCACTATCAAGAGGAAGAAACTTATACGGTATAAATTCCAATAAGGCTATAAGTATTTTTAACCGATAAAATTTTCATTTATCAGATGTGTCTTTAAAAAATATTCTATCTCAATTCGTACACGGGATAAAAAATGCTTATCCAAGATTGTTTCGGACAAAGAATTATAATCAGGAAAATGAAGATATAGATATGGCATAGACAAAAGAAGTTCTTTTATTTCTTCATCGGAAGAATTCAGCTTCCCCGTAAAAATATTTTTAAGTTTAAGGAGTTTTTCTTTTTCGTAAGTTAAAAAATATTTAATTTCTTTTTCTTTGTTTTTATAATCAAAGGCAATAAAATTTATTTTATCATCATTTTTATTTACAAAAAAAGATTTTTCATAACTCGAATAAAAATCATCGATTATTTTTTTTGCCTCATTAAGGTTTATTTTTTTTGAATTTATTTCCAAACCTGATTGTCCTACATCAAAAAAATTTTCTTTAAAAGCAAAAAACTTTTTATAAAGTTCGGCATAATTTTTTAAGTTTGGAGAAGTAAAAACAGAAGCCTCGTCCTTTCCTTTTTCACAAATGAGTTTTTCAGGGAACAAAGATTCTCCCGAATACAGCCCTTTTATTTTAGAAAGATCCGAGAACAAATTTTTAACCTGATAACTCAGCTTTGAATGACTAAAGCCGCATCCCCACGAAAAATCCAATCCCGTATGAAAAATAGGAAGACCGCCAAAGGCTAATCGTTCGGCAACGGCTAAGGCCGAAAGCCCTACCGACCCCATGGCTTCAAGCCTTAAAGGTAAGATATTTTTTTTGTGTAACCCTGAAAAAAAAGAGCCGGCAAGACTGTCTTGAGCTGCATAATCGGTAAAGAAAAAGGCCTTATCTCCGTTTAACGTTGCAAGCAAAGAAGGATTAGCCGTAAGATCGGCAATGATGGGAATGCCCAAATCTGCAATACCGATAAAGGCCTTTTGAATCCAATATTGAGACTCAAGCAAAACAACAGCATCGGGCCTTATTTCGGGATAAAGTCCTGAAAGTGCAGCATCGACTGCAAGAACAAAAAGCCTATCCCTATCTTCTTTTATAAAAGCGATCGAAGAATCAAGGGAAGGACCCGCCCCTACCACAATAATAGGTTTTCTAACCGATTTTTCGATTAAAGAGCCGAAATGAGAATTTGTCTTTACAATAGAATAATAATTTTTAAAAAAATTGCGGGCATAATTTCTGCCGAATTGAATTAAGGTTAATCGGTTAATCCATATTTGCGAAATATATTGAGAAATAAAATCAAAGGCTTGGGAATAAAAGGCTTGATTTAAAGCAGCACCGCCCGAAAAATCAATCCTCACAACACGCCTGATCTTTTTTCCTTTAATAAAATTTTCAAGCCGGCTTAATAAAAGATTTATCGATTCTGTTCTTAAATACAAAAATCTAGTATCTTCTAAAATAGTTTTATCGATCTGTGATGTTGAAAGATTCATCAACTCTTCATCGGCTTCTAAACCGAGAAGAAAAGAATTGTGTGGAAGTTTTTCTAAAAGTTCTTTTAGCCCGTATCCTAAAACAGGCGATACACAAAGCACCAATGTTTCGCTTTGAATTATAATAGAAGATATTAATTGTAGAATATTTTTTTGCGGTGAGCGTTTTGAATATAAGAACTTACCCTTGTATAAAACCGAAAAACCTGAGTCAATCGGAATGAGCTCAGGTTTTTCATTATTTGTAATCATTATTATTTAAATAGGTTCCCAAAATTATCTTGGAATTTAGCATTGGTAAAAATATAATCCATAAAGGTTTTATGAGCAATCGGAAGAGGATAATTCATTCCCTGCATACTCATAATAGCTGCTATGTGATAATAGGGGAACCAAGCTCCTGCCTGATTTTGGTAATCCGTTTTAGTACGATCCATTGTGTAGCTGTCAATTTCTTTTTCTTCTGCAAGAGTTAAAATGGCAACCTCAGAACCGGCAAGAATAGGCTCGGAAATTTCTCCGCTCTTTAAAGCAAAGGCCTTTTTAAAAAAGGCTTCGTTTTTTGAAAGAGCTGCAAAAACACCCTGAGCCGGAAGAGGCGGAAGGGAGCTTGCGTTTCCGTAATTGATTCCAAAAAGATTTGAAGTCTCAACCGTTAAGGTTGTTTCTTTAAAATCTTCAGCAGCTTTTTCAAGCCCTAAAGCTTTTGCATTTTCCGCAAATTTATTTGCAGTTTGGAGCACATAATCTTCGAGCATTCCCTTTTCATTTCGATTCATGTAATTTCGAATATTTGAAATAAGAGACTCACTTTCAAAATCGGGAAGAGAAGGCTCTGCGTTACACCTTACAATTCCGAACATGCCGTTTTGCATAGAAACAACAGGGCTTAAATCTGAAGGCTTCAAAGCTAAAACAGCTTTAAGATGTTCGTTATCGGGGAAATATCTATTTATATCCGTTCGATAATTTGAAGTAATCTTTCCGCTTTCATCTGTCAAGGTTTTTGTTGCATTTAAAATAACGGCATCCTCAAAACTTACTTCTCCGCTTTTAAGAGAGGCAAGCATCTTCTTTGCTTCTTCTTCGGTGGGATAGCTTAACAAGGATAGATCATAGCTTGTAAAAAGATCGCTGTGTTCTTTTCCGTATTTTACGATTTCGGAAGAAGGATAGAGGCTCAAATTAAAAACGACATATTTAAAGCTTCTTTCTTTCTTTGCCATATCGACAATAAAATCGGTTTCGTTTGAAGATGTTTTAAGACCGTAGCTATTTCCATTTCCGAATAAATCTTCAATATATCTGTTATCCTTAATATATTTTTCGATTTCTTTTCTATATGTAACTCTGGTAGTTTCGGGAGTCTGCCGGTACCTTGTTTCGGAATAAACTCCGTTTTCATCCAAATAATAGTTTATTAGATCCTTATTAACTCGGAACTGAGGAACACGGTATCCGGCATTTATAACCTCATCTTCCATAGCTACTTGCACAACGGCAGCTCTAAAAGCCAAATATGAGAGCTGCTGCCAGAAAAATTCCCTCATTTGAGCATCTTCCGGCTCGATTTTTTGCCTCTCAACGTAATTAGCCAAAAAGTGATATTGGTCAACGAAGGGAGAAGACGGACCGTTATCGATTCTTACATTACCCCATTTCCCGACTACAGTAAATCCTTGAGAAGCGCGGTCTGTTACCATAGGAGCCACAACAAATGCGATTACACCCAAAACAAAAACTATAATGCCTCCTATGGAAGCAGCAACTTTTTTTGAACTAGCCATATAAACCTCTAAAAATGTAAATTTAGACTTAAAGCAGAATAGTACCACTTATACAGCCCCTTTGTCAATACATCAGGCATTGGGGCAAAAAAAAACGGAACCGATATAAACCGATTCCGTTTTGAGCTATTCAGGATTCGAACCTGAGACCCACGCCTTAAAAGGGCGTTGCTCTACCTACTGAGCTAATAGCCCATTTTGCATTTGCAACAGGGGCTATAATATCACAGGTTAAAATAAATGTCAATACTAAATTGGTCAAAAAAAGCATATTTTTGGAAATTTTTAGCTCCAAGACTCAAATTTCAGTTATAATTTAAAACAATTTTTATCTGAATATAAAGGTTCCCTGTAACATTTACCAGCTTCCGGAA
It encodes:
- a CDS encoding motility associated factor glycosyltransferase family protein gives rise to the protein MITNNEKPELIPIDSGFSVLYKGKFLYSKRSPQKNILQLISSIIIQSETLVLCVSPVLGYGLKELLEKLPHNSFLLGLEADEELMNLSTSQIDKTILEDTRFLYLRTESINLLLSRLENFIKGKKIRRVVRIDFSGGAALNQAFYSQAFDFISQYISQIWINRLTLIQFGRNYARNFFKNYYSIVKTNSHFGSLIEKSVRKPIIVVGAGPSLDSSIAFIKEDRDRLFVLAVDAALSGLYPEIRPDAVVLLESQYWIQKAFIGIADLGIPIIADLTANPSLLATLNGDKAFFFTDYAAQDSLAGSFFSGLHKKNILPLRLEAMGSVGLSALAVAERLAFGGLPIFHTGLDFSWGCGFSHSKLSYQVKNLFSDLSKIKGLYSGESLFPEKLICEKGKDEASVFTSPNLKNYAELYKKFFAFKENFFDVGQSGLEINSKKINLNEAKKIIDDFYSSYEKSFFVNKNDDKINFIAFDYKNKEKEIKYFLTYEKEKLLKLKNIFTGKLNSSDEEIKELLLSMPYLYLHFPDYNSLSETILDKHFLSRVRIEIEYFLKTHLINENFIG
- a CDS encoding BlaI/MecI/CopY family transcriptional regulator, translated to MEIKLFDSELKVMNILWDRGAMTAKQISMILNEEIGWNVNTTYTLINRCIKKGAIERVEPNFMCKALISKQKVQEVETKNLIDKIYDGSADLLFSALLGRKKLSKAQINKLRQIVKDFEDED
- a CDS encoding aspartyl protease family protein; its protein translation is MKRSQCKLIKILSFFLIFLFVFSSVFAQNEAECEKIVQIAMDCCNEKSLTKILPYLSEDFSVAGHSGNLAEAIFKQLVSAVGSIVSYNKKESRLEADKLILEYSIEYSQVGKKDSVFIFNKDNLLTGAELMKIKVKTLSPEERTVEYNKANLISVPIILAGNIPLVEVFLNGENRLFFLDSGAPFSILNSKYVEGLNKGQKKLGSLQDVTGNTSISNMDIAAVKELEFAGSKIKNQKMVTLDMSSLEKSLETDGIYGLIGYDMLKEYDFFLDYSKKTLVLINPDHIDDFIKNNKLKTNSKLSCKMIGHIPMIEVLIGNKAYQMGIDTGAETNLIDSTYFNDLEYLLQNKQKDVLGGAAGIKKEIYTGELKKLIVGKNVYKNLRTSFSDISHLRKRPESYDGLLGYPFLSSQPVLISYKRGEVILFK
- a CDS encoding ATP-binding protein encodes the protein MSTIRKMPIGVQSFEDLRLKDFIYIDKTEFIWKLVDSSKVHFLSRPRRFGKSLLLSTFKAYFLGQKELFKGLAIEKLEETEKDKREIWQKYPVFYLDFNAESYMDIKSLETILNTHLSLWEKEYGTETAETSFSSRFAGLIRRAYEKTGKQVVVLIDEYDKPLLQTMWKDEALNETYRTILKGFFGVIKSADQYLRFAFLTGVTKFSKVSIFSDLNNLRDLSLLSDYSAICGISQEELEAGFEPEIKSLAEKNDISYEEALINLKQRYDGYKFSENGKNMYNPFSLLNVCADGRMRDYWFATGTPTFLVDYLKRAYYNIPDLDGNVKMNEAGLETYRAEAVNPLPILFQSGYLTIKDYDKEFELYRLGFPNDEVRYGFLHNLLPAYTSITYDKTGFSVMEFTKAVREGNVDLFMEKMKGIISGIPYDNLTEKDLALREQNYQTAVYLIFALMNQFVHTEVYCATGRADCIVELKDKVYIFEFKLTSNANEENALKQIKEKNYENKYSGSGKQIILIGASFDEEKRTIKDWRVI
- a CDS encoding ABC transporter ATP-binding protein is translated as MNRLKRFFRMFSYFEKIERGSMWSNIFFYIIEAVRPLCLLYLSKIIIESLISQKSINEVLKSTIILLTSFMLLSIIAGVLEKRFMYHLKCFSKKHTMEKALKVLRLNFELTEQNEFQNELNAIKQFERFIVFSNSDFMRKTGTCVGGFIGAGTALYFFIGLFNSQGFMGLSATFINCSFLILLIAFNVISFYLSKYIYKKFGEHISGEVNKNARYLKTYMNLIYDYRTGKDIRLYDKGLAEKYTGTYLAMQKSSHDFMAKFFSRTIGASKLLEGSLLLLIFLFVGLKAIYGSIAVSEVFFYIGAINIFSAQIYEAVDGLTTLVPSDKSREKLLNFLGIDEKKYSGTLSVKKDGPFIFELKDLSFKYPDQDKYALKNINLKIDANQKLAMVGKNGSGKTTLIKLLVRLYEPTEGEILLNGVNIKDYDYDEYIDIFSIVFQDFKLLSLKLGENVAASSTYDKEKVSDSLSKTGMEDFYKKYGSEAYLYQNFETEGIEASGGEAQKIAMARAIYHGGKIFILDEPTAALDPISEAEIYSHFDTITSKNTAIYISHRLSSCKFCDQIAVMDEGNLVQYGNHDELVSDTTGKYYELWNAQARHYQEEETYTV
- a CDS encoding ABC transporter ATP-binding protein; translation: MEKNVKKLNLINNIFYYLGIWLKTFPAGIVFILISIPIRIFMIYQTILIPKAIILGIETGAEAKEVLLSILTAGLLITACKVILQVLETKLMALGSRPLFYIYSVPVNRKIFELNYQTLISPEMQTKITKVKNIVMTGSSGGPFHFFGLNLSFLLTAIAGAFFFSSGIISIDLILLFIVLASGTVNLLYGIYTGKYTHKNMEERGDDEKKEGYILTTAEDRRFAKDIRLYKMKDWLIENFEHYHRRVKKFLKAESNVQAGGKILNALMIFIRDIFAYIYLIYQLNAGTIAVSQFVFLIGLVMEFSKWMDAIVLQISNLIIFNSELSQIRIFLNTPEEKKEGDLTANDTAEKPSIEFQNLSFRYSENASWIFKDFNLKISPGEKLALVGINGAGKTTLMHLLMGLLEPTEGNILIDGKKSSDFKKQEYYNLFSPVFQDINIFPESFAANVAGTESIDKEKLENAVALSGLNEMVSKLPRGLETVLVKESNDEAIDLSGGQNQRMLLARALYKNAKINILDEPTAALDPVAESKIYEEYDKMSKEKTSIFISHRLASTKFCDRIILLEHGKIIEEGTHNELMKQNKTYKRMYDIQSKYYKENKGDENE
- a CDS encoding M56 family metallopeptidase — protein: MNLMEKSITGIFLIFVIMLIRLFMLDKIPKRTFVVLWFISIIHLLLPFSIPFRLSIYSIFNFNKNVFSPLSLLVQNDSVLNISDLKILVYEKKSIFPFLKNLPPWFTWVWIAGSLICALFFLHSYLRFIIKSRSSMSLSQKETETMLNFNTLRRKIKILISDKIDIPLTYGLFNPIIIIPEHYNLINDKDIRYILYHEYVHIKNFDSVIKIIATVAVLVHWFNPFVWVLYILLSRDIELSCDEEVIKYFGRKSKKEYANALIRMEEIKSSFIPVCNFFNKSLIEKRVLSIMRIKKKSKIIMVFSCLLVLSVSFLFATSEKKSFKTAGSKPRVYMINGNGEITSYDIKNLPGKIKERKIISVIKIDKNNNSE